A DNA window from Candidatus Zixiibacteriota bacterium contains the following coding sequences:
- the lptE gene encoding LPS assembly lipoprotein LptE has translation MMPALRLTVYPTILLLLVGCYTFNPAGKSSIQAIAVERFDNKTTEYDLADRMTDLVIDAFLADGTMKVVSADNADAVLVGELTGYQRKPFEYDENGVVISYSVTMTFDLLLKNPNDNDSEIWRENMVQEGVYNVDSQTEQDGQNSAVQRLIVEIINRTTKSW, from the coding sequence ATGATGCCGGCTCTGCGATTAACAGTGTATCCGACGATCTTGCTGCTTTTGGTGGGTTGTTATACTTTCAACCCGGCCGGCAAGTCGAGTATTCAGGCAATTGCCGTCGAGCGGTTCGACAACAAGACTACCGAGTATGACCTGGCCGATCGCATGACCGACCTGGTCATCGATGCCTTCCTGGCCGATGGTACCATGAAAGTCGTCTCAGCCGATAATGCCGACGCCGTTCTGGTGGGTGAGCTGACCGGCTATCAGCGAAAACCGTTTGAGTACGACGAAAACGGCGTCGTGATCTCTTACAGCGTTACCATGACTTTCGATCTCTTATTGAAAAACCCAAACGACAACGACTCTGAGATTTGGCGCGAAAACATGGTGCAGGAAGGTGTGTATAATGTCGACAGCCAGACCGAACAGGACGGACAAAACAGTGCCGTCCAGCGGCTGATTGTCGAGATTATTAACCGTACCACCAAGAGTTGGTAG
- the hutI gene encoding imidazolonepropionase yields the protein MPLEKKATLLIKNVGQLITMAGAVPRLGPQMKELGLIEDGGIAVTGDEILAVGLSDEIEGRAQLAEGCRVIDACGMVMTPGLIDPHTHPVFSMTREKEFEMRILGKSYMEIAQAGGGIRASVRDLRSSPTELLKQRTARRLDRLLAHGITTIEAKSGYGLSTESEIKQLEIIRDLNLSHPIDMVPTFLGAHEVPDEYRDNRQAYIELVINEMLPKVVSEGLAEFSDIFCEEGVFNVDESRHIQQAAQDAGLGLKFHADELKSTGGAELAASMNAVSADHLVYISDSGISAMADTGTVAVLLPGTTFSLAGSKYAPARTMIESGVVVALSTDCNPGSSHTESMPLIISLAALQMKMTAAEAISAVTVNAACAIKRQDRIGRLDVGCLADMVLWEIDDYRELPYHYGVNLAQLVIKRGKVVGSPSGEGNVRKTQGLKG from the coding sequence ATGCCGCTGGAAAAAAAAGCAACGCTACTCATAAAGAATGTCGGCCAACTAATCACTATGGCCGGTGCCGTCCCGCGATTGGGTCCTCAAATGAAAGAGCTGGGGCTGATCGAAGACGGTGGCATCGCAGTAACCGGTGATGAGATTCTGGCCGTTGGTCTCTCCGATGAAATCGAGGGTCGCGCCCAACTGGCCGAAGGCTGCCGTGTCATCGATGCCTGCGGTATGGTGATGACGCCCGGGCTCATAGACCCTCACACGCACCCGGTCTTTTCGATGACGCGCGAGAAAGAGTTCGAGATGCGTATCCTCGGCAAGAGCTATATGGAAATCGCGCAGGCCGGCGGTGGCATCCGCGCCTCAGTGCGTGACCTGCGCAGTAGTCCAACCGAACTTCTCAAGCAGCGAACCGCACGGCGGCTGGATCGTCTCCTGGCTCACGGAATCACCACCATCGAAGCAAAATCGGGCTACGGACTATCGACAGAGTCGGAGATCAAACAGCTGGAGATCATCCGCGACCTGAACCTGTCGCATCCCATAGATATGGTACCTACTTTTCTGGGCGCCCACGAAGTCCCCGATGAGTATCGCGACAATCGCCAGGCTTATATCGAACTGGTCATCAATGAAATGCTCCCCAAAGTCGTTTCCGAAGGGCTGGCTGAGTTTTCGGACATCTTCTGCGAAGAGGGTGTGTTTAACGTCGACGAATCCCGACACATCCAGCAGGCGGCGCAAGATGCAGGTCTTGGTTTGAAATTCCACGCCGATGAATTGAAGTCCACCGGCGGCGCGGAATTGGCGGCATCTATGAATGCCGTGTCGGCCGATCATTTGGTCTATATCTCAGACTCAGGCATCAGCGCCATGGCCGACACCGGTACCGTGGCGGTACTTCTGCCCGGTACCACATTCTCTTTGGCCGGCAGCAAATATGCCCCGGCCCGCACGATGATCGAATCCGGCGTTGTCGTTGCCTTATCCACCGATTGTAACCCCGGCTCCAGCCACACCGAATCGATGCCGTTGATTATTTCGCTGGCCGCGCTGCAAATGAAAATGACCGCCGCCGAGGCAATCTCGGCTGTCACGGTCAACGCCGCCTGTGCTATCAAACGTCAGGACCGAATCGGCCGACTGGATGTCGGATGTCTGGCCGACATGGTGCTGTGGGAGATCGACGACTATCGTGAGCTTCCCTATCACTACGGTGTCAACCTGGCCCAACTGGTTATCAAGCGGGGCAAAGTAGTCGGCAGTCCGTCAGGAGAAGGGAACGTCCGGAAGACTCAGGGGTTGAAAGGATGA
- a CDS encoding D-glucuronyl C5-epimerase family protein — protein MTGGHGYNIPVASMAIHRCLWFVALTALLFSLGCGSGVDLEGHDYGDIPRLDSCISYDFNIVDLGYDDLPNTGYSEAAARDTDFVRDADNVMLSQRDGQAYYHPVGMTHKLYALIDVYHRTGDTTLLQLANKYTTRLIKEAMIFDTAMYFPYHIDYKVHRRDDALLRAPWFSGMAQGEALGVLVRMFKITKDSTLLEFSHRVFSSFLRLRSDSSPWTVFRDSCGCYWIEEYPTQPPSMTLNGFIFAIYGLYDYFLLTADPRAEMVLEDCLSTIKNYLPLFRRTGGISFYNLHFRRFDVNYHRVHIDQLRDLARMTDDPFFDHWADSLNKDYPR, from the coding sequence ATGACCGGCGGACATGGTTACAATATCCCTGTGGCCTCGATGGCCATCCATCGTTGCTTGTGGTTTGTAGCGCTTACAGCTCTCTTGTTTTCACTCGGCTGCGGTTCCGGGGTTGACTTGGAAGGCCACGACTACGGTGATATCCCCCGGCTTGATTCCTGCATTTCATACGATTTCAACATTGTCGATCTTGGCTACGACGATCTTCCCAACACCGGCTATTCCGAGGCGGCCGCACGCGACACCGACTTTGTACGCGATGCCGACAATGTCATGCTCAGCCAACGGGATGGCCAGGCCTACTACCATCCGGTTGGCATGACTCACAAACTATATGCCTTGATCGACGTCTACCATCGCACCGGCGATACCACACTTCTGCAACTTGCCAACAAATATACAACCCGCCTGATTAAAGAAGCCATGATCTTCGACACCGCAATGTACTTCCCCTATCACATAGACTACAAAGTCCATCGGCGCGATGATGCTCTTTTGAGAGCGCCCTGGTTTTCGGGGATGGCTCAGGGGGAGGCGCTTGGTGTTCTCGTGCGCATGTTTAAGATAACCAAAGACTCGACTCTTCTTGAATTCTCACATCGGGTTTTCAGCTCTTTCCTCAGACTTCGCTCAGACAGCAGTCCCTGGACGGTTTTTCGCGACAGTTGTGGCTGCTACTGGATCGAAGAGTATCCCACCCAACCACCCAGTATGACCCTGAATGGTTTCATCTTTGCAATCTACGGGTTGTATGATTATTTCCTGCTCACCGCTGACCCGCGAGCGGAAATGGTTTTGGAAGATTGCCTGAGTACCATCAAGAACTACTTGCCTCTGTTTCGGCGAACGGGCGGGATAAGTTTCTACAACCTGCATTTTCGACGCTTCGATGTCAATTATCACCGAGTCCATATAGACCAGTTGCGCGATCTGGCCCGGATGACCGACGACCCGTTTTTTGATCACTGGGCTGACAGCTTAAACAAAGACTATCCCAGGTAA
- the hutU gene encoding urocanate hydratase — MKPKKVKAARGTKLSCKGWHQEAALRMLNNNLDAEVAEKPEDLIIYGGSGKAARNWESYDAIVKSLKKLDNDETLMVQSGKPVGIFRTHEYSPRVLIANSHLVPHWANWDKFRQLERLGLIMYGQMTAGSWIYIGTQGIIQGTYETFAAIADQHFGGDLHGRWILTGGMGGMGGAQPMAATMAGASVLVVEVDESRINRRIKQGFCDVKVKALDKAIKLIKEHNKSKKPISIGLVGNCAEILPEIFRRGIVPDIVTDQTSAHDELNGYIPEALTMVEANRMRKKDPKGYIKRSFESMVKHCDAMLKFQKAGSVVFDYGNNLRGQAQTGGLVNSFAYPGFVPAYVRPLFCEGRGPFRWAALSGDPKDIAVTDEIVLKEFAKNKSLVNWIKLARERIPFQGLPARICWLGYGERDRFADIMNSYIKKGKISAPIVIGRDHLDCGSVASPYRETEGMLDGSDAIADWPLLNGLLSAISGASWVSIHHGGGVGIGNAIHAGMVVVADGSQEMAERLNRVLTNDPGTGIMRHADAGYKEAADFARKHKVKIPMLKK, encoded by the coding sequence GTGAAACCCAAAAAAGTCAAAGCCGCGCGCGGGACAAAACTGTCGTGCAAGGGATGGCATCAGGAAGCCGCCCTCAGGATGCTCAACAACAACCTCGACGCCGAAGTGGCCGAAAAACCGGAAGATTTGATTATCTACGGCGGCAGTGGCAAGGCGGCGCGCAACTGGGAATCATACGACGCTATCGTCAAATCGCTCAAAAAACTCGATAACGACGAAACTCTGATGGTCCAATCCGGCAAACCGGTTGGAATCTTCCGCACCCATGAATACTCGCCGCGCGTGCTGATCGCCAACTCGCATTTGGTACCACACTGGGCCAATTGGGACAAGTTCCGCCAATTGGAACGGCTCGGGTTGATCATGTACGGCCAGATGACAGCCGGTAGCTGGATATACATCGGCACCCAGGGGATTATCCAGGGGACGTATGAAACCTTTGCAGCCATCGCCGATCAACATTTCGGTGGCGACCTGCATGGACGATGGATTCTTACCGGCGGCATGGGCGGTATGGGTGGTGCTCAGCCGATGGCGGCTACCATGGCCGGCGCATCGGTGTTGGTTGTCGAAGTCGATGAGTCGCGCATCAACCGTCGCATCAAACAGGGCTTCTGCGATGTCAAGGTGAAGGCGCTGGACAAAGCGATCAAACTGATCAAGGAACATAACAAGTCCAAAAAACCTATCTCCATCGGTTTGGTCGGTAACTGCGCCGAGATTCTTCCGGAGATTTTCCGCCGCGGAATCGTGCCGGATATCGTCACCGACCAGACCTCGGCCCATGATGAACTAAACGGCTACATCCCCGAGGCGCTGACCATGGTCGAGGCCAATCGCATGCGCAAAAAAGACCCCAAGGGGTATATCAAGCGGTCATTCGAGTCGATGGTCAAGCATTGTGACGCCATGCTCAAGTTTCAGAAAGCCGGCTCTGTCGTGTTCGACTACGGCAACAACCTGCGCGGCCAGGCCCAGACCGGCGGGCTGGTGAACTCATTCGCATATCCCGGATTTGTACCGGCTTATGTTCGACCGTTGTTCTGCGAAGGTCGCGGGCCCTTCCGCTGGGCGGCTCTGTCCGGCGACCCCAAAGATATCGCCGTCACCGACGAGATCGTGCTGAAAGAATTTGCCAAAAACAAGTCGCTGGTTAACTGGATCAAATTGGCTCGTGAACGGATTCCATTCCAGGGGTTACCCGCCCGTATTTGTTGGCTGGGTTACGGTGAGCGGGATCGCTTTGCCGACATTATGAACAGCTATATCAAGAAGGGCAAGATTTCCGCGCCTATCGTGATCGGACGCGACCATCTCGACTGCGGCTCGGTCGCCTCCCCCTATCGTGAGACCGAAGGCATGCTCGACGGGTCCGATGCTATCGCCGACTGGCCCCTGTTGAACGGATTGCTCAGTGCTATTTCCGGCGCCAGTTGGGTGTCGATCCATCATGGCGGCGGGGTTGGTATCGGCAACGCGATACATGCCGGTATGGTTGTGGTGGCCGACGGAAGCCAGGAGATGGCCGAGCGTCTCAACCGCGTTTTGACCAACGACCCCGGTACTGGTATTATGCGCCATGCCGACGCCGGCTACAAAGAAGCAGCCGACTTCGCTCGTAAGCACAAAGTCAAGATCCCCATGCTAAAAAAGTAG
- a CDS encoding 4Fe-4S binding protein gives MIIAVPTAAQDSGSITDDSLVGQMSTEQVEHPAQATEEAQPVVEGEMPGERTDPGPIDFLMAGKFLGFAVLMIVALVLLVRRWVHLWVRIALLLVAFVLFGLDYIYPLHPSPMCAVTKLFMFRFTWGEFFPAFLALFFAIMIPSLIGRKLFCGWVCPLGAIQDLVNKIPFKLRFKRFNFTLFNAVRLGLLAGFIFTFFGVKDHVEFLGGQVGLQGSQDTWTAFAAYSLYEPVNFFELLHWGMNSVRWFVMFGILIVASLMLYRPFCYLLCPIGALTWLLEKIAPGRIRIDHEKCTGCEDCYDASPCPTIQPLVEQNMKALPDCTSCGECATACHEDAISFGFRK, from the coding sequence ATGATAATTGCTGTCCCGACAGCAGCGCAGGATTCGGGCTCGATAACCGACGACAGCCTTGTTGGGCAAATGTCCACGGAACAAGTTGAACATCCGGCCCAGGCGACAGAAGAGGCTCAGCCGGTAGTCGAGGGTGAGATGCCGGGCGAGCGCACAGATCCCGGCCCGATCGATTTTCTGATGGCCGGCAAGTTTTTGGGTTTTGCGGTCTTGATGATCGTTGCCCTGGTCCTCCTCGTCAGGCGATGGGTCCATCTCTGGGTGCGCATCGCGCTCCTGCTGGTGGCCTTTGTGCTCTTCGGCCTTGACTACATTTATCCGTTGCATCCCTCCCCCATGTGTGCTGTTACCAAGTTGTTCATGTTCCGGTTTACCTGGGGTGAGTTCTTCCCGGCTTTCCTGGCCCTCTTTTTCGCCATCATGATCCCAAGTCTGATCGGACGCAAACTGTTTTGCGGTTGGGTCTGCCCGCTGGGTGCGATACAGGATTTGGTGAACAAGATTCCGTTCAAACTGCGCTTCAAACGGTTCAACTTTACCCTGTTCAACGCCGTGCGATTGGGTTTATTGGCCGGGTTTATCTTTACCTTTTTCGGAGTGAAAGACCACGTTGAATTCCTGGGTGGACAGGTAGGACTGCAAGGCTCCCAGGACACCTGGACGGCGTTTGCGGCCTACAGTCTGTATGAGCCGGTCAACTTTTTTGAACTGTTGCACTGGGGCATGAACAGTGTGCGCTGGTTTGTCATGTTCGGGATTTTGATTGTCGCCAGCCTGATGCTTTACCGGCCCTTTTGTTATCTGCTCTGCCCTATTGGCGCCTTGACCTGGCTGCTTGAAAAAATCGCACCCGGACGCATCCGGATCGATCATGAAAAATGCACCGGGTGTGAAGACTGCTACGACGCCAGCCCCTGTCCGACGATCCAGCCGCTGGTGGAACAGAACATGAAAGCGCTGCCGGACTGCACTTCTTGTGGCGAGTGCGCCACTGCCTGCCATGAGGACGCCATCAGTTTCGGGTTTAGGAAATAA
- a CDS encoding cation diffusion facilitator family transporter, with protein sequence MNEHHDHSHVSGSKLFWTILFNLGITIAEFVGGIVSGYLALLADAVHNLSDVAALILAWLGVKGSAMPATKRSTYGYKRIEVMTAMLSAVALVVIAVFIIREAYLRMIDPQPITHPWLFLSVAIIGLIGNIVSVWLLHSEKGKSLNMKTAFLHMAYDAVSSVGVIIGGIVILLTGWMIIDIILSCLIALAIVYSSYLVIKEAMLIFLEAAPEGIDFDAVLDTIKRVDHVQDCHHLHIWSLSSKEVALSCHVCIDESDFQDGPEVIGAINRMLHEKYTIGHATIQIEKIRCETDDPSCNNQEQSIT encoded by the coding sequence ATGAACGAGCATCACGACCACAGCCACGTCTCCGGTTCCAAACTGTTCTGGACCATTCTGTTCAATCTCGGTATCACCATCGCCGAGTTTGTGGGTGGTATTGTCTCCGGTTACCTGGCTCTTTTGGCCGATGCCGTTCACAACCTCTCCGATGTAGCCGCCCTGATCTTAGCCTGGCTGGGTGTGAAAGGCTCGGCTATGCCAGCCACCAAGCGCTCAACTTATGGCTACAAGCGGATTGAAGTGATGACCGCTATGCTCTCGGCGGTGGCGTTGGTGGTGATTGCCGTTTTCATTATCCGCGAAGCCTACCTGCGAATGATCGACCCGCAACCGATCACTCACCCCTGGTTGTTTCTGTCAGTGGCCATAATCGGGCTGATCGGCAATATTGTCTCGGTTTGGTTGCTGCATAGCGAGAAGGGCAAGTCGCTGAACATGAAAACAGCTTTCTTGCACATGGCCTACGATGCCGTATCGTCGGTGGGCGTGATTATCGGCGGCATCGTGATCCTGCTCACCGGCTGGATGATAATCGACATCATTTTGTCCTGCCTGATCGCCCTGGCTATCGTCTATTCATCCTATCTGGTAATCAAAGAGGCGATGCTGATCTTTCTGGAGGCGGCGCCGGAAGGCATAGATTTCGACGCCGTGCTCGATACAATCAAACGGGTCGACCATGTTCAGGATTGCCACCATCTGCACATTTGGTCGCTCTCATCGAAAGAGGTGGCACTGTCTTGCCACGTCTGTATCGATGAATCCGATTTTCAGGACGGCCCGGAAGTCATCGGGGCGATCAATCGGATGCTGCATGAAAAGTATACCATTGGCCACGCTACGATTCAGATCGAAAAAATCCGTTGTGAAACCGACGATCCCAGCTGCAACAACCAGGAGCAGTCGATAACATGA
- the rlmD gene encoding 23S rRNA (uracil(1939)-C(5))-methyltransferase RlmD, producing MTASDKLVKLKIVDLAFDGKSVAHLDGKVVFLKGGLPGETVEAEIVQSRRRYDQALVHRIIEKSEYRKDARCSHFGQCGGCTWQDLDYEQQLLFKHKQVVDCLKRLGGFEDIKVEPLVGVAEPFYYRNKMEFSFHVDDDDSLRLGLHERGRFDRIFDLFECYLQSELSNQVVACLRSFSVDNGIPAYNVKTHEGYLRFLVIRQTARTDQLMVNLVTNQGDFPDVDKLVSELTAAVPQITTIVHNRTGKVSNVAVGETEEILSGPGYIEEELSGRRFVIRANSFFQTNSLQAEKLYNVAFEMLEPQPDERVLDLFCGAGTIGILLADKVAEVLGVELVQDAVEAASRNAALNEIDNISFFCGHVRDFLKETPPEQLGRPTVIVDPPRAGLHPKAVKRIIEMQPEKLLYISCNPATFARDAKLLCVAGYDLPMVRPVDMFPHTMHIELVGRFFRK from the coding sequence ATGACCGCGTCGGATAAACTGGTCAAACTTAAGATCGTCGACCTGGCCTTCGACGGCAAGTCGGTAGCGCATCTCGACGGGAAAGTCGTTTTTCTCAAGGGTGGCCTGCCCGGCGAGACGGTCGAGGCCGAGATTGTTCAATCACGACGACGCTACGACCAGGCACTGGTCCATCGTATTATCGAAAAATCGGAATACCGCAAGGATGCCCGCTGCTCTCATTTCGGCCAATGTGGCGGATGCACCTGGCAGGACCTTGATTACGAACAGCAACTGTTGTTCAAACACAAACAAGTGGTGGATTGTCTGAAGCGGTTGGGCGGCTTTGAGGATATCAAAGTGGAACCGCTGGTTGGTGTGGCCGAACCGTTCTACTATCGTAACAAGATGGAGTTTTCGTTTCATGTCGACGATGATGATTCGCTCCGTCTTGGTTTGCATGAACGGGGCAGGTTTGATCGGATTTTCGATCTCTTTGAATGCTATCTGCAATCGGAGTTGTCCAATCAGGTTGTGGCTTGCCTGCGGAGTTTCTCGGTGGACAACGGTATTCCCGCCTACAACGTAAAGACACATGAAGGATACCTGCGTTTTTTGGTCATCCGCCAGACCGCCCGCACCGATCAATTAATGGTAAACCTGGTTACCAACCAGGGAGACTTCCCGGATGTCGACAAACTGGTGTCCGAATTGACGGCCGCCGTGCCTCAGATCACTACGATTGTGCACAATCGCACCGGTAAAGTCTCGAACGTTGCCGTCGGTGAAACAGAAGAAATACTTTCCGGACCGGGTTATATCGAAGAGGAACTTTCCGGCCGTCGTTTTGTGATTCGCGCCAATTCGTTCTTCCAGACCAACTCGCTGCAGGCTGAGAAACTTTACAACGTGGCCTTCGAGATGCTTGAGCCGCAACCGGACGAGCGCGTGCTGGACTTGTTTTGTGGCGCCGGGACAATAGGTATTCTACTGGCCGACAAAGTGGCCGAAGTGCTCGGAGTGGAACTTGTCCAGGACGCCGTGGAAGCAGCCAGCCGGAACGCCGCGCTTAACGAAATCGACAATATCAGCTTTTTCTGCGGCCATGTGCGCGATTTTCTAAAAGAGACACCACCGGAGCAACTGGGTCGTCCAACCGTTATCGTCGACCCACCGCGGGCCGGTCTGCATCCTAAGGCTGTTAAGCGAATAATCGAAATGCAACCGGAAAAACTGTTGTACATCTCATGCAACCCGGCAACTTTCGCCCGCGATGCCAAGCTGCTTTGTGTGGCCGGTTATGACCTTCCCATGGTAAGGCCGGTCGATATGTTTCCACACACAATGCATATTGAACTGGTGGGTCGCTTTTTCCGTAAGTAA
- a CDS encoding DUF885 domain-containing protein, with the protein MLRRIVVSFVLITFLTGLPGGPAAAKKSRTFQDICLEVLESLQTFYPVRATEMGIHAHDFHLADYSSKSVKSMIKKLKGFEKSLYKYKGADLEDYQRINYHLVKSYVDIALLDLERIRWHQKSPQLYVDEAIQGLYLLTISSHAPLNEKRVAMMARMKAVPGMFATAKKNLKKPPSIYLEAAQESLESGQVFYRNVAGELMNRFPDHADQILKVATAAREAMTDFAAWLSELQPGDSTAFAIGQKNFDYKLSHEYFLDIDSDSLLRIGNRLLAEADSAYQAYETHIEENHQNGSDSVYVPPSFSRDDILAYYSWETQQVRLFLEESGFITVPDDIAPVKIVETPSFLRSMITSIAYQPAGPFDSIQQGIFYVRPVPEDLDRRQLEARFRFSHRRGFRGSIVHEAYPGHHLQMQLAGRHPDPVRRWASSIMMIEGWALYSEEAVYRHGLFGEEHPVQWLGVLGGIRFRAMRIVADVMLHTGQLGYNECVDWACDALRITSESEKQFVRREIRRYTLSPTYQMSYLMGKREIMKLREAAMARDGEAFDLRAFHDALLAEGSVPPALMWDVLGL; encoded by the coding sequence ATGCTTCGCAGAATCGTAGTCAGCTTCGTTTTGATCACATTTCTCACCGGATTGCCCGGGGGGCCTGCCGCGGCCAAGAAGAGTCGGACTTTTCAGGATATCTGCCTGGAGGTTCTTGAATCACTGCAGACTTTCTATCCGGTGCGCGCTACCGAGATGGGTATCCATGCTCATGACTTTCATCTGGCCGACTATTCATCGAAGTCCGTCAAAAGTATGATCAAGAAGCTGAAGGGGTTTGAGAAGAGTCTTTACAAGTACAAGGGCGCCGACCTCGAAGACTACCAGCGCATAAACTACCACCTGGTCAAATCGTATGTTGATATTGCCCTACTGGACCTTGAGAGAATCCGCTGGCATCAAAAGTCGCCGCAACTATATGTTGATGAAGCAATCCAGGGGCTGTACCTGCTTACTATTTCATCACACGCCCCCCTGAATGAAAAACGGGTGGCTATGATGGCTCGCATGAAAGCGGTTCCGGGGATGTTTGCGACGGCCAAGAAGAACCTGAAGAAACCACCATCGATCTACTTGGAAGCGGCACAGGAGTCACTTGAATCCGGGCAGGTCTTTTATCGTAATGTGGCCGGGGAATTGATGAACCGTTTCCCGGACCATGCCGATCAGATACTGAAGGTTGCCACCGCCGCGCGTGAGGCCATGACCGACTTTGCCGCCTGGCTCTCGGAGCTTCAACCCGGTGATTCTACGGCCTTTGCGATCGGCCAAAAGAACTTCGATTACAAACTATCCCACGAGTACTTTCTCGACATAGATTCGGACTCACTTCTCCGGATCGGCAACAGGCTACTGGCTGAAGCCGACTCGGCTTACCAGGCGTATGAGACCCACATTGAAGAAAACCATCAGAACGGTTCCGATTCGGTCTATGTGCCGCCGAGTTTTTCTCGCGATGACATTTTGGCATACTACTCGTGGGAGACTCAGCAGGTGCGGCTGTTTCTGGAAGAAAGCGGCTTTATCACCGTGCCGGACGACATCGCGCCGGTGAAGATCGTCGAGACGCCTTCGTTTTTACGTTCCATGATCACGAGTATCGCCTACCAACCGGCCGGACCGTTTGACAGTATCCAACAGGGTATCTTCTACGTTCGTCCGGTCCCCGAGGATTTGGATAGACGCCAACTTGAAGCACGCTTTCGGTTTTCGCATCGGCGTGGGTTCCGGGGCTCCATCGTGCACGAAGCCTACCCGGGACACCATCTGCAAATGCAATTGGCCGGTCGGCATCCCGACCCGGTGCGCCGCTGGGCCTCCAGCATTATGATGATCGAAGGCTGGGCCTTGTATTCTGAGGAAGCGGTGTACCGCCACGGTTTGTTCGGCGAGGAACACCCGGTGCAATGGCTGGGCGTGCTGGGCGGTATACGTTTTCGAGCCATGCGAATCGTGGCCGATGTAATGCTGCATACCGGCCAGTTGGGCTATAATGAATGTGTCGACTGGGCCTGTGACGCCCTCCGGATCACCAGCGAGTCGGAGAAGCAATTCGTGCGGCGTGAGATCAGGCGCTACACTTTGTCACCGACCTATCAAATGTCCTATTTAATGGGAAAGCGCGAGATTATGAAGCTGCGTGAGGCAGCTATGGCCCGCGACGGCGAAGCCTTTGACCTGCGCGCTTTCCACGATGCACTTTTGGCCGAGGGCTCCGTCCCGCCGGCATTAATGTGGGACGTGCTGGGGTTGTAG
- a CDS encoding spore germination protein GerW family protein: MADNNVVEILKGVVGELKEVARSETIIGDAVTVGDKTVIPIVKISFGFGAGGGQGDDQKRSGFGGGGGGGARIEPAAFIIMDESGVSLLPAGKGKWDTIIDAIPNIAKKISKLKDKFKSEGTTDDDADLYDFDDTDDDPAATDDKGDG; encoded by the coding sequence ATGGCAGACAACAACGTAGTTGAAATTCTCAAAGGCGTTGTCGGCGAACTCAAAGAAGTCGCGCGCTCAGAGACGATAATCGGTGATGCTGTTACGGTCGGTGACAAGACGGTGATCCCGATTGTGAAAATCTCATTCGGTTTCGGCGCCGGTGGCGGCCAGGGAGACGATCAAAAGCGCTCCGGATTTGGCGGTGGTGGCGGTGGCGGGGCACGCATTGAGCCTGCTGCTTTCATTATAATGGACGAGTCCGGAGTCAGCCTGTTGCCGGCCGGAAAAGGGAAGTGGGATACGATCATAGATGCTATCCCCAACATTGCCAAGAAAATCTCCAAACTGAAAGACAAGTTCAAGTCGGAAGGCACCACCGATGATGATGCCGACCTCTACGATTTCGACGACACCGATGATGATCCGGCGGCTACCGACGACAAAGGCGACGGATAA
- a CDS encoding CYTH domain-containing protein: protein MSHEIEIKLNLGSFTNYLKLMGFLGQTEKEERHLNAFFDTEDRQLSKAGWALRVRAENHRGLITIKSIAKESGSAFIRQEVESEITRSKAMDILALQSDVMDQPVLPIEYLVEKVGRLEVMTLVKFENLRQKKFFKIADFNYLLEIDKTEFGDGSVDYELEVELPDVSRVDTVDDNLRRIFSSLAIPYEVQSESKFARALKRARVF from the coding sequence ATGAGTCACGAGATTGAGATCAAGCTCAACCTCGGATCGTTCACCAACTACCTCAAACTGATGGGTTTTTTGGGTCAGACCGAAAAGGAAGAACGGCATCTCAACGCATTTTTCGACACCGAAGACCGCCAACTGTCAAAAGCCGGCTGGGCTCTCAGGGTTCGCGCGGAAAACCATCGCGGATTGATCACCATCAAAAGTATCGCCAAAGAGTCCGGAAGCGCTTTCATACGGCAGGAGGTCGAGTCCGAAATCACCCGCTCCAAAGCAATGGACATTCTGGCCTTACAATCTGACGTGATGGACCAACCGGTGCTGCCGATTGAATACCTGGTTGAAAAAGTCGGCCGGCTTGAGGTCATGACTTTGGTTAAGTTCGAGAACTTAAGGCAGAAGAAGTTTTTCAAAATCGCCGACTTCAATTACCTGCTGGAAATCGACAAAACAGAATTCGGTGATGGCTCGGTAGACTACGAACTCGAAGTGGAACTGCCCGATGTCAGCCGGGTGGACACAGTCGATGACAACCTGCGTCGCATCTTTTCATCGTTGGCCATCCCTTACGAAGTCCAGTCTGAAAGCAAGTTCGCCCGGGCTCTCAAGCGCGCCAGGGTTTTTTAG